The DNA sequence TGCATTGACAAAAAATCCGATCTTTCATGATAGAAGCAACCATATTGATACaagatttcattttcttcaagaatgCATTGTCAAGAATGAAGTACAAGTCAAATTTGTGATGACCCATCATCAAGTCGCAAATATTTTTACGAAGCCTCTCAAGGATGATACTTTTAACAAGTTACGGATGTTGCTTGGAGTTACTAAGAATTAAGTTTAAAGGCGGGTGTTGAATAATAAACTTAATTTAGTAAATGTTAGATGAAGAGTTGTGTCTTTTGGTAGATTCATGAACTAGAATGAAGGTTCATCTTGAAAGAAGTAATTCATGTATATAGCGATTCATGTATTTGGAATATTCATGTATTTGAGATATTCATATACTTGGGTGTTCATGTGCTAGTGAAGTTCATGTATTAGAGTAAATGTTAAGTGAATCTACAAGCTTATAAATACCTATGTATGCATTGGCACAAAATAAGCCacttgataaataatatttcagtTAGAGAAATTTCATAAATAGTCTATCTTCTCTTCCCTCTAGAATAGAATACTAGTTTTTCTCCTTCaacaaactggtatcagagtttaggcttgctttgagcactctaacttcttcaaagtaacagcatCGAAGGCACAACCCagccagttaaggccaggaaCGCATTGCCagtagaagggacgagcagatTGGTGCACACCAAGAGCGGACCGCTCtacccaacccaagatccaactacaagctgttttttttttttttttactcataaATTTCGCATTCATCGCTTAAACACCAAAACATCCAGATCTTCGAGAGACCCAAATATTTAGATCCAACAAATATAACATTCAAAAACATACTAAAGGCAATAACAGAAGCTTGACAATCCCAGAAAAATATTTCCTTGATATATTGAATTAATCAATGATCTGCATGATATCCTCAACAATGAACTTGGAGCCCTTGTCCTTGTCCGCAGTAGAGCGACCCTTGGCCTTGCAGTCAAGAAGGGACTTACAATCCTTGTCGAGGTGGAGTTTGGTGATTACCACCTTAGATGAATTGATGCCGATGTTGACAGTTGACCTGCTCACCTTCTCGTGGGTGATCCGTTTGATGTGTATGACCCACTTCAGTTGATACACCTGGACCACCTTGCCCTTGCGATCGTTGTACGTCTCGCGCACCACCTGGACTTCATCATCCTTGCGCACCAACATCAACCGCACATTGTACTTTTTCCTCAGGTTGTTCAAGAGTAGCGCGCTCATCAGCACGCGCCTCACGCTCGACGGCACCATGAAGTGTGCCTTCCTGCTTTTGCGGCGAGAGCTCGAGACTCTTGGGTTGTACTTCATCTTAGCGCTCTTGCTCTTGAAGGAAACGGCTGGGCAGAATGGGTCACATTGACTCATCAACATCAACGTgatttctaacaatattttattcaactttcaacaaaatatttcatctgaaatgtgtaaccaaacgatgCATTGATCctataatttaagtaaaaaattagttGCACTTTATCTCATTCATGACCCATATATCACCTTTTTTTCAATATCCCTGTTAATAGTCAAATTTAACaagaagagaataaaatattgcatgCATCTTGtgtaattataagaaaaacGATACTTGAAAACTTTTCTAGTCATTTGATAATATACCACGCAATGATCCCAAGAGAACAATACTAATGAACCAAATATGACACAATAATTAGAATGAAGTTTCATGACACGGTATTATTTCCAGCGTAAACATTCATCGTCACCGGAAAAAGTTAGTATTCTTGTAGTAAAATGAGGTACTATTCATGCACAACTGATGATCCTAAACTACTGCATGCATGTATGTCCAAAGAAGGTAATCAACTGTTGATAATTTCATTACCTTAAAGCTCCCAAGAGGCTTCCATGGCCAGTCAGTGAGGATACCAGGTTTGGAAGCCATACCGTTTTTGCACGCAAATATGGATTTGGAGGGTGCTAATATATAGAGCTGTACATTTATTGATTTGACGATCCGTTGAGTTGGGAGACTCGGCCAAGCATGAATGCGGTGGTGCATCCCCCAACGCCTATCTCCAAAATGTCATGATGCTATTGGCTACTTCTTCTCCACGTCATAACGGACTTCTAACCAATTAGCTAATCATTGCTTCAACTTGACTCCATTCCTTTCCTCCGCTGTCCACACGTATTACATGTCTATTTCACGACGTTTATCATTAAAGATTGCAAAGTCATTGTTGCATCGGTCTTAAAGAGTACTTGTCGAtgcatatctctctctctctctctctctctctctctctctctctctctctctatatatatatatatatagatatatatagatacaaGAGCAACGCCCAAGAgatctatatatgaatatatttttttttttctaatcaagcaCGCGGAGtattaataaaagataaaatgagtACATAAATAGTGTTTTAATGTAGATCATTTTCACTATTAATATACAAAATACTTGTAAGGTAGAATATCTAGAGGTATGCATGAACTAAGGTATATATGTTGCATGCTCTACGTATATAGGATCATTTTTCCTGTTCAATAATGTCATGTTTGTTTAACCTaaggttttaagttttgtgtaattatatatctacacatgaattttgatgataacaaataaattcaaagaataaaaaaatctcaagttcaagttgtctacacaatggagtcaagcacatcaaggaaacaagcatgagcaagaaaggaacaagttcacattaaagttatagagtaatgttgtaaatctctttaaaattcgaaattaggattaatactcaaaattaatattttatcataaagcattaaaatacattttctacatgtgcatgaatattttgaaaattaaatttgaaaattttgaaagatgattgattgtcatctttcacatgtgcataccttgattaaagggttgaactttgaaaatattaaagatgattgattgtaatctttcacatgtacatgttttatttgaatattttcaaaagtgattgatgtttttcttgatttatgtaaaatgtagatgattttgtttgaaaattttgaaaagtaaagtgtgatccttttgtcatatgcaaaaagtaaaagattgggtttgaaatatttgaaaagtaaagtgtgctctttttgtcatatgaaaaaagtaaaagattagatttgaagtttttgaaaaataaatgatgttgtctttgacaattgaaaaagaaaagccttttatttgaattttttgaaaaagtgaatgatgttgtctttgacatgtgaatatttttaaatttgaatatgaagtcttatatgcctataaatagatcattttagagtttcacatttacaacatttagagcatacaacattcattcaaaacttttattctctcttctctaagcattgagccttaatccttattcattttgagagatatagtttgcgctatattgttcttatttcaatCATTGAGGAGTgctttctgataacctacccactatcagcttttatatcagaaaaagggtgtgtataacccttgtacgtgtagaaagtattctacacggggaatagttgaatcaccacgtgtaaggtgattgcaagtgtagagggtgttctacacagatcctttatagcggtgttgttcaaaggtgtaataggtttctatctccacctgaaagaggttgaatagtgaatttgggaatcctcaaggggtagcttgaggcgaggacgtaggcagtggagccgaacctcgttaacatactgagtttacttctctcttacccttactctttatatttattgctatttcatattttgtttatattttatattgtatatttgatttataattgttattttttttaatacaactcaattcacccccctcttgtgttagtcatttgagCAACAatattctacattttttttttttatcaaaaccaTATTGATATGTTGGTTATAAGGTCTATGATGAGATCATGCAAAGATAAGTTTATAAACTGACGTATCTTGATATCATATGTTGACCTATAATGTTACAATACTTGGAatataatattcataatattctaataaatatgtaatattctaACACATTGTAATATTCTAACATAATATATTCTTTACATGGTATTACGTACCATACATagtagaatattaaaaatattttctaaatattctaacataatattctaacaatatgttAGATCCGACATACCATctataataaaatcataaaaaaattctattcattatccTCACACCACACACTAATACATGATTTGTCattctaattaaagaataatgatatGGTTACTATCCAATTACTACCCATCTACTactatttatgtatttgattttttttaattttttattttacttaatgattaaggaagtgagtattagtaaaattatatatatatatattttaatttttttcttagtgattaaggatgttaaaaaaacacttaaaagaaaatgataaaaaaaattaaaaaaaaaaattgaaatgaactTAGGTAGTAGATGGATAGTAATAAAATAGGGTCACTATCTCtaattaaatatacatatttacatatcaatacGTGTGTTTAATTAAAATGgtaatatataacaaattatatattgatgTATAGTATAGAGGATACGTGAAACCAAGTATAGTTACTAAAACCCACCTTAGGGAGATCGATCGACCAGaacaatcataaaaaataaaaataaataaaagtgtttCTGATGTTCTAATTCTAATACATTTATGGCGAACGAAACTATCCTATTTGGAGGCCATTCATGATGATCAGCTTCGTGTCCATTCTACTGCCACACAAATGGCAaccataaaatttcatatcatcttatataaaaaatgtatcATAGGACGAGAAGCACTAGGtatattaaactatataataataatatttcatctaatcttataaaatatattatggaaTATTGAAAAGCGCtacatatattaaactatatgataattgatatgattttatatgatttattatatttattttataataaaaataattttctaatttaatatattatattaaatcatgtcattttaataaaatatttctcttgtgAAATTAATTGATGCCGACTAATCCATGATGAGTAGGTGCCAACGAGAGAGATCAAATTCTAAAGAGTGATGGTAGGCTACCACCTAGCAATAATCCCTGGGCATGCCGCCTAAGACAATTAatttgacttttttattttattttttttgttctttttttttcatatttttaacaaatttaaatatttttaaaaaaaatatatatatatcaatacactaaaagtcacttccttaatcattaagttaaaaaaaatttaaaaattaaatatataaacaatcaaAATGAGGAGGACATATTAACATTTTCTAATTCTAAATTGAATAAGGCatctactttttcttttaattttgactACATATGTACATGTATGCAATTGGTCAGTTGGTCAaatcttgaatttatttttcaatggtTATCAATTTGAATTCCGTTAGAGTTATTAGAAGTTTACATTGATGTTAGCTTTAAGATTATGTAAGATTAGTCGAGACGTACACAAACTAATCCAGACACCCACtagatattaataaaaataaataattaaacatcTTAATTGGTGGCTGCATGCGTTGAAATTTAGCATCCAAGTGCATGTCAGATTACGAGTTGAAAAGACAGCCGTGCTGCACGGGATGGCTCCCGACAAGAGCAAataggtaattttattttattttttttcatttttatagatttttaatttttatttaaattacaacatcacttaaaaaaaatttaatcattaaaatatatatatataagaaaaatgataaatacacatcatattttacaatattttacacAATAATGTTTAAAagggggtatttttgtaaactaccttaaaaatttaatagcaatttacaaaaatatccttaTTTTACTACATGTATTGTGTAAATTATTGTGAAATATGTTgtgtatatatcatttctcttcaatCAATCAAAGAAGAAAGAGTAGTACGATTGCATTAATTCCGGCAGATGATCTTTCTAATTCGTTATCACATCACATGCATGCACTTGGATAGAGCTGTTCAtacgggccggattttatccggcccggaCTGGAAATCCGGATAACCAGATTCCGGTTCCGGTTTTCAGACCGGGTCAAATCCGGGTCGATACCCGGATTTAAAAAACCGGATTAATCTggtccgggtaccggattttaaatccgaaACCCGAGTTTAAAACCTGGTACCcggttttataaaatgaaaaaaaaaaaccctaggtcTCTACTACGATTCCACCCCGCCCCCATTCAgatttcctttctctctctctctctctctttcttctctacTCTGCTTGGGCCTTCACCTCCCTCccccagctctctctctctctctctctctctctctctctctctctctctctctctctctctctctctctctctctctctctctcgattttcAGGGTTCGTGCTTTGGTCTGTTGTAGATGGTCTTGGTTGTATGGGTTTGTGTTAGTTTGAATATGGTCCAGTCGTTGGGCAGTTGGATGAAGCCGAGGAGTCCATCACGAAGTTGTTTGATGTAAATCGCAAATTAGTGAAGACTGTTGAAAATGGTTCCCGCTCCTTCAGTGGAGTTTCTGCAACAGACTCAGATGAGAGTGTGAATGTGAGAAGGAGGAGAATCTCAGAACAGGGACGAAGAGGATCCGAAAAAATTGTAGTCTTGAACCCTGAAACGGCGTGAGCGAGTCGGATCTTGAACCCATGAAGACGGAGCTTCGCCCTGAGGACCTGTCCACTCCGATCGTGTCCGGGATGAGCCAGGGTAGCGGCGAGTACTTCTCGCTCGTGGGTGTGGGAAGCCCGACCAAGCCCTTCTACATGGTCCTTGACACCAGTAGTGACATCAACTGGCTCCAATGCCAGCCCTGTTCGGACTGCTACCAGCAATCCGATCTGATATTCAACCCGAGCTCATCTTCCTCCTACAAGACCCCTGCATCTCCCAACAAGTTGTTTATGCCAAGAAAGAGAATTGCTTgttgattaaaattttatttgatgaatgcagtttcagtatttaaaaaaaaaaaaccccagttttgatccggaacccggatttccgggttgtaaaaacccggattaatccgggtttcggaccgggtcATAACCCGGATATGACTGGGCCGGAACCCAGTCCGGATTTTGAATCCGGATTCCggtccgggtatacccggatacccggtccgaaacccggttgaacacccctacACTTGGATGCAAAATTCCAACGCATGCAGCCTCCAATTAAGATGTTAATGCATATACATATTCAGccaaaaattaatgaaaactaCCTTAGCTACAAAGTAGATGCCTCCTTCAATTTAGAATGGATTAGTCGGcaccaattaattttattagagaaatatttaattaaagtgacatgatttgatgtgatatatatattaaattataaaattatttttatcataaaatagatataatgaaTCATATGAAATCACATCAATTATCATATAGTTTAATCTACGTAATGCTTCTCAAAATCTAAt is a window from the Carya illinoinensis cultivar Pawnee chromosome 14, C.illinoinensisPawnee_v1, whole genome shotgun sequence genome containing:
- the LOC122293169 gene encoding 60S ribosomal protein L26-1-like; translation: MLMSQCDPFCPAVSFKSKSAKMKYNPRVSSSRRKSRKAHFMVPSSVRRVLMSALLLNNLRKKYNVRLMLVRKDDEVQVVRETYNDRKGKVVQVYQLKWVIHIKRITHEKVSRSTVNIGINSSKVVITKLHLDKDCKSLLDCKAKGRSTADKDKGSKFIVEDIMQIID